A genomic window from Halorubrum lacusprofundi ATCC 49239 includes:
- a CDS encoding mechanosensitive ion channel family protein — protein MFPHTPPCRLWGWSVFPAAPAVVRATTPEPEVGPTELFEYWPVVVRLGWFLAGLLAVVLLNRIFIQPVLERVLRQRNHNNPTLRNALLRYFQIVAIVIAILVGASVAGYGPVLGNSALLISAIALAIGVAAQEVIGSLVSGIALVLDPDFNVGDYIEWPNGEGVVQSIALRTTRVETQNGELVTIPNTILTNNEISRPFGRGNHRVVQQFGVAYEDEIDEAIGHFKDVAASTDAILADPAPMVYVDELGGEVTVRVHYWIEDPGRQDILVVQSEYARRIKRRFENEGITIGPTSEIELSGRVGIDDSGRRR, from the coding sequence ATGTTCCCTCACACCCCTCCGTGTCGCCTGTGGGGATGGTCCGTCTTCCCAGCGGCCCCAGCGGTTGTCCGAGCGACGACGCCGGAACCGGAGGTCGGTCCCACGGAGCTCTTCGAGTACTGGCCGGTGGTCGTCCGTCTCGGCTGGTTCCTCGCCGGTCTCCTCGCTGTCGTCTTACTCAACCGGATCTTCATCCAGCCCGTTCTCGAACGGGTACTCCGTCAGCGGAACCACAACAACCCCACACTTCGAAACGCCTTGCTCAGGTATTTCCAGATCGTTGCCATCGTTATCGCCATCCTCGTCGGTGCAAGCGTCGCTGGGTACGGCCCCGTACTCGGCAACTCCGCACTCCTCATCAGCGCTATCGCGCTGGCGATCGGCGTCGCAGCCCAGGAGGTGATCGGTTCGCTGGTTAGCGGTATCGCCTTAGTACTCGACCCGGACTTCAACGTCGGCGACTACATCGAGTGGCCAAACGGCGAGGGAGTCGTGCAGTCGATCGCCCTTCGAACCACGCGCGTCGAAACGCAGAACGGAGAACTCGTAACGATCCCGAACACGATCCTGACGAACAACGAGATATCCCGTCCGTTCGGCCGGGGGAACCATCGGGTAGTCCAGCAGTTCGGGGTCGCCTACGAAGACGAGATCGACGAAGCGATAGGACACTTCAAGGATGTCGCAGCCTCAACCGACGCAATTCTCGCAGACCCGGCCCCGATGGTCTATGTCGACGAACTCGGGGGCGAGGTCACCGTTCGCGTCCATTACTGGATCGAAGATCCCGGTCGGCAAGACATCCTCGTCGTCCAGTCGGAGTACGCTCGTCGGATCAAGCGCCGATTCGAGAACGAGGGAATCACGATCGGTCCCACGTCGGAGATCGAACTCTCTGGTCGGGTCGGCATCGACGATTCGGGACGGCGTCGGTGA